The Roseofilum casamattae BLCC-M143 genome has a segment encoding these proteins:
- a CDS encoding hybrid sensor histidine kinase/response regulator gives MRHARTSITRFYRVLSLVIIPIVTIGILMVWDGEKQAEQANYMVHHTHDAIVSATQLEKYLVDAETGQRGFLLTGVPAYLDSYHTGVHGATDQFNKLKSLTRDNNTQQQRLEKIQALMQLKFENLQLTINLTSSNELARALEIVRNKEGKHFMDEIRLLLNDFIEEENRLLVEREEQFHRLHSFAHLWYGISSILVAIILLLSFAGIYFKVVKPLSKLAHLARDLGQGERVEFPDRQGVEEIDRVLESFKYMAGQIEERSEALFDRQNQLQTLVEHKTIELREKVIEAERANLSKSQFLANMSHEIRTPMNVIIGMSHLVLQTHLDGQQHNYVSKIHHSARLLLGIINDILDFSKIEADRLHLETVPFQLEDILDDISSLVGLQTEEKGLEFLFDLPANLPMALVGDPLRLRQILSNLATNAVKFTETGEIVISICVLDEDATTVRLQFSIRDTGIGISSEQQVKLFQSFSQVDESTTRRYGGTGLGLAICKKLTELMDGRIGVESAVGAGSTFYFTACLGKQTEQEVRVEKNIFPKLKHLKLLLVDDNATARKILTKMLTNLGCSANYASNCREAIKLVEQADLSEPYDIIFMDWHMPNMDGVECTRAIQTLLGLKCVPHIILVTGYGCDEAMQVSQDLEISKILAKPITPSSLLNSILDCLGHHRITYTRVEHKTQKTQAAIARLQGASILLVEDNKLNQEFATDLLSNNGIKVRVANNGEEALNLLKEETFDGILMDIHMPVMDGYKATQEIRKQPSYVKLPIIAMTANAMQGDREKALKAGMNDRITKPIKIAQLFITMADWITPKTFTVDGTEVLDEQSSLDSKANHGEDSLSYQNHLATLNPSEDFTLPFPQLTGIDQFAGIEHTENVDLYRKLLIGFRDDYTHFETEFRAEQQSDDPNSAMRYAHSLKSTAGLLGIHNVQAAALALELAYRTESCEAAIDEHVQAIQTALEPVLSALEVLD, from the coding sequence ATGCGTCACGCCAGAACTAGTATCACAAGGTTTTACAGAGTATTATCACTGGTGATAATTCCGATTGTCACGATTGGCATATTGATGGTATGGGATGGGGAGAAACAGGCCGAGCAAGCCAACTATATGGTGCATCATACTCACGACGCGATCGTCTCTGCAACCCAACTCGAGAAGTACTTAGTGGATGCAGAAACTGGACAGCGAGGGTTTCTGCTGACGGGCGTGCCTGCATATTTAGACTCTTACCACACAGGCGTGCATGGAGCGACAGACCAATTCAACAAGCTTAAATCTCTGACGCGCGACAACAACACTCAACAGCAACGATTGGAAAAAATCCAAGCATTAATGCAACTGAAGTTTGAGAACCTGCAGTTGACGATTAATTTGACCTCCAGCAACGAACTAGCTCGGGCTCTGGAAATTGTTAGGAATAAAGAAGGGAAGCACTTCATGGATGAGATTCGCCTTCTCCTTAACGACTTCATCGAGGAAGAGAATCGCCTGTTGGTAGAGCGAGAGGAGCAATTCCACAGGTTACATTCCTTCGCTCATTTATGGTACGGAATTTCATCCATCCTCGTCGCTATCATACTTTTGCTTAGTTTCGCTGGAATCTATTTCAAGGTGGTGAAACCGCTTTCTAAACTCGCTCATCTCGCCCGTGACTTGGGTCAGGGAGAAAGAGTTGAATTTCCCGATCGCCAAGGAGTTGAGGAAATCGATCGCGTGCTCGAGTCGTTCAAGTACATGGCCGGGCAAATTGAGGAGCGCTCTGAGGCATTATTCGATCGGCAAAATCAATTGCAAACACTGGTTGAACACAAAACGATAGAACTCAGAGAAAAGGTAATAGAGGCAGAGCGGGCAAATCTCTCGAAATCGCAATTCCTGGCGAATATGAGTCACGAGATCCGAACGCCGATGAATGTCATTATTGGTATGAGCCATTTAGTCCTGCAAACTCATCTTGACGGACAGCAACACAATTATGTCAGTAAAATTCATCACTCAGCTCGATTACTCTTAGGAATTATCAATGATATTTTAGACTTCTCTAAAATTGAGGCGGATCGGCTCCATTTAGAAACCGTGCCCTTCCAGCTTGAAGACATACTAGATGATATATCTAGTTTAGTTGGCTTACAGACTGAAGAAAAAGGTCTGGAATTTTTATTCGATCTCCCTGCTAATTTGCCAATGGCTTTAGTGGGAGATCCGCTTCGTTTGAGGCAAATCTTGTCGAATCTTGCCACAAATGCAGTCAAGTTTACGGAGACAGGTGAGATCGTGATTTCTATCTGCGTGCTTGACGAGGATGCAACAACTGTTCGACTACAGTTCTCAATCCGGGACACGGGTATTGGCATCAGTTCAGAACAGCAAGTCAAATTATTCCAGAGCTTTAGCCAAGTTGATGAATCCACAACTCGCAGGTACGGAGGAACTGGCTTGGGTTTAGCCATTTGTAAGAAGCTTACAGAACTGATGGATGGTCGAATTGGGGTGGAAAGTGCAGTGGGAGCCGGAAGCACTTTTTATTTTACCGCGTGTTTGGGCAAACAAACCGAGCAGGAAGTGAGGGTAGAGAAAAATATTTTTCCCAAACTTAAGCATTTGAAGTTATTGCTGGTTGATGATAATGCAACGGCACGAAAAATTTTAACTAAAATGCTAACTAACTTGGGGTGCTCGGCGAACTATGCCTCAAACTGTCGAGAAGCCATTAAGCTCGTAGAGCAGGCTGACTTAAGCGAGCCTTACGACATCATTTTTATGGATTGGCATATGCCCAATATGGATGGTGTGGAGTGCACTCGGGCGATTCAAACCCTCCTAGGGCTTAAATGCGTACCACATATTATTCTGGTGACAGGTTATGGTTGTGACGAAGCGATGCAAGTTAGCCAGGATCTTGAGATCTCTAAGATTTTAGCAAAACCAATTACACCGTCTAGCTTATTAAACTCGATCCTTGACTGCCTTGGGCATCATCGCATCACATACACTCGAGTCGAACACAAAACTCAGAAAACACAGGCGGCCATTGCTCGGCTACAAGGAGCGAGTATATTGCTCGTGGAAGATAACAAACTCAATCAGGAATTTGCTACTGATTTGCTGAGTAATAATGGAATAAAAGTGCGCGTAGCAAATAATGGTGAAGAGGCATTAAATCTTTTAAAAGAAGAAACGTTTGATGGGATATTAATGGACATTCACATGCCTGTGATGGACGGTTATAAAGCGACCCAAGAAATTCGCAAACAGCCAAGTTACGTCAAGCTGCCAATTATCGCGATGACGGCTAATGCAATGCAGGGCGATCGCGAGAAAGCCCTGAAAGCTGGAATGAACGATCGTATTACTAAGCCAATTAAGATAGCCCAGTTGTTTATAACAATGGCGGATTGGATTACGCCAAAGACATTCACAGTTGATGGAACGGAAGTTCTCGACGAACAAAGTTCTCTGGATTCCAAGGCAAATCATGGGGAAGATTCTCTAAGTTATCAAAATCATCTTGCCACTCTTAATCCCTCTGAAGATTTTACTTTGCCCTTTCCACAATTAACTGGGATCGATCAATTTGCCGGAATAGAACACACTGAAAATGTAGATCTCTATCGTAAACTACTGATCGGATTTCGCGATGACTATACTCATTTTGAAACTGAGTTTAGAGCCGAGCAACAGAGTGACGATCCTAATTCCGCCATGCGGTATGCTCATAGCTTAAAAAGTACTGCCGGACTTTTAGGAATTCATAATGTACAAGCTGCTGCTTTAGCTCTCGAACTCGCTTACCGAACAGAGTCGTGCGAAGCCGCGATTGATGAGCACGTGCAAGCCATTCAAACTGCATTAGAGCCTGTACTTAGTGCCTTGGAAGTTCTAGATTAA
- the pheS gene encoding phenylalanine--tRNA ligase subunit alpha, translating into MLSDLEQQLADLKQAAIAAIATCEDLQKLEEIRIAFLGKKGQLPKVLGGMGKLDPSDRPRIGSAANEVKTTIQTALEDKRTALQQAKIQAQLEAETIDVTMAGVYRPQGRIHPLNSTFDRAIDIFVGLGYTLAAGPEMETDYYNFEALNTPPDHPARDMQDTFYLPDGNLLRTHTSSVQIRYMEKNEPPVRIVAPGRCYRRDTVDATHAAVFHQMELLAVDEGLTFTDLKGTVKEFLTQMFGDVDIRFRASYFPFTEPSAEVDVQWNGKWLEVLGCGMVDPNVLKAVGYDPEVYSGFAAGFGIERFAMVLHQIDDIRRFYSNDLRFLHQF; encoded by the coding sequence ATGTTGAGCGACTTAGAACAACAATTAGCCGATCTCAAACAAGCTGCCATAGCGGCGATCGCCACCTGCGAAGACCTGCAAAAATTGGAAGAGATTAGGATCGCCTTTCTGGGCAAAAAAGGCCAGTTACCGAAGGTCTTGGGAGGCATGGGAAAACTCGATCCGAGCGATCGCCCTCGCATCGGTTCTGCGGCCAATGAGGTCAAAACGACCATTCAAACTGCTCTTGAAGACAAGCGTACGGCGCTACAACAGGCGAAAATTCAAGCCCAACTGGAAGCAGAGACCATTGATGTGACCATGGCTGGAGTGTATCGCCCGCAAGGTCGCATTCATCCTTTAAACAGTACTTTCGATCGGGCGATCGATATCTTCGTCGGACTCGGATATACTCTGGCTGCCGGGCCGGAGATGGAAACCGACTACTACAACTTCGAGGCGCTCAACACTCCACCCGATCACCCCGCACGAGATATGCAGGATACCTTCTATCTTCCCGATGGCAATCTGCTCCGCACTCATACCTCTTCCGTGCAAATTCGCTATATGGAGAAGAACGAACCCCCGGTACGCATTGTTGCTCCCGGACGCTGCTATCGTCGCGATACGGTGGATGCTACCCACGCTGCCGTGTTCCACCAGATGGAATTACTTGCCGTTGATGAAGGATTGACCTTTACCGACTTGAAAGGAACGGTCAAAGAATTCCTCACTCAGATGTTTGGCGACGTTGATATTCGTTTCCGCGCCAGTTATTTCCCGTTCACCGAACCGAGCGCAGAAGTGGACGTACAGTGGAATGGGAAATGGTTGGAAGTCCTCGGTTGTGGCATGGTAGACCCCAATGTACTCAAAGCTGTGGGTTACGACCCAGAAGTTTACAGTGGATTTGCCGCCGGATTTGGTATCGAGCGCTTTGCCATGGTCTTGCACCAAATTGATGATATTCGCCGGTTCTATAGCAACGATCTGCGATTCTTGCATCAGTTCTAA
- a CDS encoding PilN domain-containing protein yields MYGLDINFLKDRPGYLDTPASKTKDAGGGGGSASPQSFIPIVAGVVVAALAIGGALGTKFLYFDRENAQLQAQVDGVNADIEQQAAQTAEIDGIKAQTEAIRTQTLALATVFNQIKPWSALLQEIKDRTPTGVQMNSIQQVEVELPPDPNAAADAPPPGPVPGIEIRGLANTYDDVNDFVLLLQNSDFLGGENTQLASARITNSPVQVEVPEGSDIQVTLPDVVSFEISTPLSDKGATELMTQLESKGAIGLTSRIETLRQKGILE; encoded by the coding sequence ATGTATGGACTCGATATTAATTTTCTTAAAGATAGACCGGGATATTTAGATACCCCGGCGAGCAAGACTAAAGATGCAGGGGGAGGGGGAGGGAGTGCTTCTCCTCAAAGCTTTATTCCAATAGTTGCTGGAGTAGTGGTTGCCGCTCTAGCCATTGGAGGTGCTTTGGGGACTAAGTTCTTGTACTTCGATCGCGAAAATGCTCAATTGCAAGCTCAGGTCGATGGAGTCAATGCCGATATCGAGCAGCAGGCAGCACAAACTGCAGAAATCGACGGGATTAAAGCCCAAACGGAGGCAATTCGGACGCAGACCTTAGCTCTGGCTACTGTATTTAATCAAATTAAGCCGTGGTCGGCTCTGCTGCAAGAGATTAAGGATCGTACTCCAACGGGCGTTCAAATGAACAGCATCCAGCAAGTGGAAGTGGAACTGCCTCCCGATCCCAATGCCGCTGCTGACGCTCCGCCACCGGGACCAGTACCGGGAATCGAAATTCGCGGACTGGCGAATACCTACGATGATGTGAATGATTTTGTTCTCCTCTTACAAAACTCGGATTTCCTTGGCGGCGAGAACACTCAACTGGCTTCGGCACGAATTACCAACAGTCCGGTACAAGTTGAAGTTCCTGAAGGGAGTGACATTCAAGTAACCCTTCCGGATGTGGTGTCTTTTGAGATTAGTACGCCTCTTTCCGACAAGGGAGCAACAGAGCTAATGACTCAACTGGAAAGTAAGGGTGCAATTGGGTTAACCAGTCGGATTGAAACATTACGACAAAAGGGGATATTAGAGTAA
- the pilM gene encoding type IV pilus assembly protein PilM: MNLLDNVKSLFSKRPKGIGVEITPEQINIVQVLKKGQAYKLQSFHSLEVPEGIYEDGQILDAPAMAELIQMALEEQKITVKNAASAVSGREAVTRLIPVPAELDDNELREMVLNQEAGLYLPFPREEADVDYQKLDLMVDDDGIEKVRVLLVATRKEITDNYINTFEQAGLHLDVLEISSFSLIRTIREELRQFPLGEAVAIANIEFEGTEIAIVVDGVPQFSRTVPIGTNQIQNALCQAMNLPPSRNPEILQGMTIPLTPVDSVQTGMTGSNPGAAAMVRVLGELADELRRSIDFYVNQGENQEVAQLLLAGSGAGIGQLDEFLTQRLSVPTSQVDPLEALSLEAEMEIPPAQRPGLGVALGLGLRYVI, from the coding sequence GTGAACCTTCTTGATAACGTCAAAAGTTTATTCTCAAAACGGCCGAAAGGAATTGGAGTAGAGATTACTCCCGAACAGATTAACATTGTTCAAGTCCTGAAGAAAGGTCAGGCATACAAACTCCAGTCGTTCCACTCCCTAGAAGTCCCGGAAGGGATATATGAAGATGGGCAAATTCTCGATGCTCCAGCCATGGCCGAATTGATTCAAATGGCGTTGGAGGAGCAGAAAATTACAGTGAAAAATGCGGCCTCAGCGGTGTCCGGACGGGAAGCAGTGACCCGTCTGATCCCGGTGCCTGCGGAGCTGGATGATAACGAGCTGCGGGAGATGGTGCTCAATCAGGAGGCTGGGTTGTACTTGCCTTTTCCCCGCGAAGAAGCCGATGTTGACTATCAGAAGCTCGATCTAATGGTGGATGATGACGGCATTGAAAAGGTGCGCGTGTTGTTGGTGGCGACTCGCAAAGAAATTACCGATAACTATATCAATACCTTCGAGCAAGCGGGATTACACCTGGATGTGTTAGAAATTAGTAGTTTTTCCCTAATTCGGACCATTCGGGAGGAATTGCGGCAATTTCCCTTGGGAGAAGCAGTGGCGATCGCTAATATAGAATTTGAAGGGACAGAAATTGCGATCGTCGTCGATGGCGTCCCGCAATTTTCGCGGACGGTTCCCATCGGCACCAATCAGATTCAAAATGCCTTGTGTCAGGCAATGAACCTGCCGCCGTCGCGGAACCCAGAAATTTTGCAAGGGATGACCATTCCTTTAACTCCCGTCGATAGCGTTCAAACCGGGATGACTGGCTCCAATCCTGGAGCGGCTGCTATGGTAAGAGTACTGGGAGAATTAGCAGACGAACTGCGGCGATCGATCGACTTCTACGTCAATCAAGGCGAAAATCAAGAAGTCGCTCAACTCCTCCTCGCTGGTAGCGGAGCGGGAATCGGACAATTAGATGAATTTTTAACTCAACGACTTAGCGTTCCCACGTCCCAAGTCGATCCTCTGGAAGCTCTCTCCCTAGAAGCGGAGATGGAGATTCCACCCGCTCAACGGCCGGGTTTGGGTGTAGCTTTAGGACTGGGATTACGGTACGTGATCTAG
- a CDS encoding ABC transporter substrate-binding protein: MFFHRRQSRSFLLLVAIAFSLSWLISCTAPAPEGSSGAKEIEFWTMQLQPKFTDYFTERIAQFEGENPGVTVRWVDVPWAAMESKILTAVAAQTAPDVVNLNPNFASTLAARNAWLSLGERVSSEDRDRYLSGIWQANTLEDTTFGLPWYLTARVTLYNTELLQQAGITEAPTTYAELAKVAQQVKEKTGKFAFFVTFVPEDSAEVLESLVQMGVTLVDDSGKAAFNSPEGKAAFEYWVDLYQKGWLPREVLTQGHRRAIELYQAGEIALLFSGPEFMNAIATNAPDISKVTSTSPQITGNTGKVNVAAMNVVIPQQTDVPEEALEFALFITNANNQLAFARAANVLPSTVDSLQEYQDLLKQSEEGTPVEQARLVSSQQLESAEVLIPAMKGLADLKKAIYDNLQAAMLGEKNVDRALADAAETWNSLN; encoded by the coding sequence ATGTTCTTTCATCGTCGCCAATCTCGATCGTTTCTGCTGCTCGTGGCGATCGCCTTTAGTCTCAGTTGGCTCATCAGTTGCACGGCTCCAGCTCCGGAGGGTTCTTCTGGAGCGAAAGAGATTGAGTTTTGGACGATGCAACTGCAACCCAAGTTTACCGATTATTTTACCGAGCGCATTGCTCAGTTTGAGGGAGAAAATCCGGGCGTCACCGTTCGCTGGGTTGATGTCCCTTGGGCGGCCATGGAGAGCAAGATTTTGACTGCAGTGGCGGCGCAAACTGCCCCCGATGTGGTAAATCTCAATCCTAATTTTGCTTCGACGTTGGCGGCTCGGAATGCTTGGTTGTCGTTGGGGGAGCGAGTGAGTTCGGAGGATCGCGATCGCTATTTATCCGGGATTTGGCAGGCGAATACTCTGGAGGACACCACGTTTGGACTGCCTTGGTATCTGACCGCGCGAGTTACGCTCTATAATACCGAACTTTTGCAGCAAGCGGGAATTACCGAAGCGCCGACTACCTATGCTGAGTTAGCTAAAGTGGCGCAACAGGTGAAAGAAAAGACGGGAAAATTTGCGTTTTTTGTTACGTTTGTTCCGGAAGATTCCGCAGAAGTTTTGGAGTCTCTGGTGCAAATGGGGGTAACTCTGGTTGATGATTCTGGAAAAGCGGCGTTTAATTCACCAGAAGGGAAAGCCGCATTCGAGTATTGGGTCGATTTGTATCAAAAGGGATGGTTGCCCCGAGAAGTATTGACCCAAGGGCATCGTAGAGCGATTGAATTATACCAAGCTGGAGAAATTGCGCTCTTGTTTTCCGGTCCGGAATTCATGAATGCGATCGCCACTAATGCTCCGGACATCTCCAAAGTCACCTCAACTTCTCCTCAAATTACTGGTAACACTGGTAAGGTGAATGTAGCAGCTATGAATGTGGTTATTCCCCAGCAAACGGACGTGCCCGAAGAGGCCCTAGAGTTTGCCTTATTTATTACGAATGCCAATAATCAACTTGCCTTTGCCCGAGCCGCTAATGTACTCCCCTCTACAGTAGACTCGTTGCAAGAGTATCAAGACCTTCTCAAGCAGTCCGAGGAAGGAACTCCCGTAGAACAGGCAAGATTAGTCAGTTCCCAACAACTCGAGTCCGCAGAAGTTTTGATTCCAGCGATGAAGGGATTAGCCGATCTAAAAAAAGCCATTTATGATAATTTACAAGCCGCTATGTTGGGCGAAAAAAATGTCGATCGCGCCTTAGCTGATGCTGCAGAGACTTGGAACTCGCTGAACTAA
- a CDS encoding serpin family protein, protein MMQLLTLKKLGTLLSAGLVLLGLWGCFRPTTPGAIASPSVISQIDNTVNADLADGNRRFSFKLWKTLLAKEEEKNVFISPASIAIALTMTYNGASGETQTAMAKALELQGLSLDEINQGYAHLQQSLQHDNSGIELSLANSLWGREDIAFDPQFIDNTKTFYNAHLRSLDFSNPKTKQQINGWVKQHTKGKIPEILDRVNSSDLLFLINATYFKGEWQQEFNEELTRDRTFYLAKGKEKQHPMMFQTGTYDYLETDEFQAARLPYGNGRLSFYVFLPKEERSLSQFYQTLDDKTWQTWIGQFSEQEGSIALPKFKLEYGTELSPILSSLGMEIAFHPGADFSAMMDADGYIDRVKHKTFVEVNETGTEAAAATAIAITETAVAPTINPFQMVVNRPFFCAIYDSETDTPLFLGSITNPE, encoded by the coding sequence ATGATGCAATTATTAACTCTAAAAAAACTCGGTACGCTTCTGAGCGCGGGTTTAGTGTTGCTGGGACTCTGGGGATGCTTTCGTCCCACAACTCCAGGAGCGATCGCATCTCCTTCTGTTATTTCGCAAATCGATAATACCGTCAATGCAGACCTTGCTGATGGAAACCGTCGCTTTAGCTTTAAGTTATGGAAAACTCTGTTAGCAAAGGAAGAAGAAAAGAATGTTTTTATTTCGCCGGCGAGTATTGCGATCGCGCTAACCATGACCTATAATGGCGCATCGGGAGAAACTCAAACCGCTATGGCGAAAGCATTGGAGCTACAAGGACTGAGTTTAGATGAAATTAATCAAGGTTACGCGCACCTGCAACAGAGTTTACAGCACGATAATTCCGGCATTGAATTAAGTTTAGCCAACTCCCTCTGGGGACGAGAAGACATCGCTTTCGATCCGCAATTCATCGATAATACCAAAACCTTTTACAACGCCCATTTGCGATCGTTGGATTTCAGCAATCCTAAAACCAAGCAACAGATTAACGGTTGGGTGAAGCAGCACACGAAAGGCAAAATACCCGAAATTCTCGATCGCGTCAATAGCTCCGATCTTCTCTTCCTCATTAATGCGACCTATTTTAAAGGAGAATGGCAACAAGAATTCAACGAAGAACTCACCCGCGATCGCACTTTTTATCTGGCTAAAGGTAAGGAAAAACAACATCCCATGATGTTCCAAACCGGAACCTATGACTATCTGGAAACAGACGAGTTTCAAGCCGCGCGCTTGCCCTATGGCAACGGTCGATTGAGCTTTTATGTCTTTTTGCCTAAAGAAGAGCGCAGCTTATCTCAATTCTACCAAACGTTGGATGACAAGACTTGGCAAACTTGGATCGGTCAGTTTTCCGAACAAGAAGGATCGATCGCTTTACCAAAATTCAAGCTCGAATACGGCACGGAACTTTCACCTATACTCTCCAGTTTAGGTATGGAAATTGCCTTTCATCCCGGAGCCGATTTTTCTGCCATGATGGATGCTGATGGATATATCGATCGCGTGAAACACAAAACTTTTGTTGAAGTTAACGAAACCGGAACTGAAGCCGCTGCCGCAACTGCGATCGCCATTACCGAAACAGCCGTTGCTCCGACAATTAATCCCTTCCAAATGGTAGTCAATCGCCCGTTTTTCTGTGCCATTTACGACAGCGAAACCGATACGCCTCTGTTTCTCGGTTCAATTACCAATCCGGAATAA